Proteins from a genomic interval of Caulobacter sp. SL161:
- the era gene encoding GTPase Era codes for MTDTTSQTRAGFAAIIGAPNAGKSTLVNRMVGAKVSIVTQKVQTTRFPVRGVAIEGDTQIVLVDTPGIFSPRRRLDRAMVRAAWAGSEEAEATVHLVDVQAELASRADKATPGEYRSAQDVQTIIEGLKAADRKVILALNKIDGIKRDTLLAVAKDFFDTGVYSDVFMISASTGAGVEDLTAKLVSLMPEGPWLYPEDQTADLPARLLAAEITREKVYLRVHEELPYAATVETTAFEERKDGSVRIEQTILVEREGQRVIVIGKGGQTLKWIGQASREELCDILDRKVHLFLHVKVKENWAEERGLFSDIGLDFDV; via the coding sequence ATGACTGACACCACCTCCCAAACTCGTGCGGGTTTCGCCGCCATCATCGGCGCGCCCAACGCCGGCAAGTCCACCCTGGTCAACCGCATGGTCGGGGCCAAGGTCTCGATCGTCACCCAGAAGGTCCAGACCACCCGCTTCCCCGTGCGTGGCGTCGCTATCGAGGGCGACACCCAGATCGTCCTCGTCGACACGCCCGGGATCTTCAGCCCGCGCCGGCGCCTGGACCGCGCCATGGTCCGCGCCGCGTGGGCGGGCTCCGAAGAGGCCGAGGCCACCGTCCACCTCGTCGACGTGCAGGCCGAGCTGGCCAGTCGCGCCGACAAGGCCACGCCCGGCGAGTACCGCTCGGCCCAGGACGTCCAGACCATCATCGAGGGCCTGAAGGCCGCCGACCGCAAGGTGATCCTGGCGCTGAACAAGATCGACGGGATCAAGCGCGACACCCTGCTGGCCGTGGCCAAGGACTTCTTCGACACCGGCGTCTACAGCGACGTCTTCATGATCAGCGCCTCGACGGGGGCGGGCGTCGAGGACCTGACCGCCAAGCTGGTTTCACTGATGCCCGAGGGCCCCTGGCTCTATCCGGAAGACCAGACCGCCGACCTGCCGGCCCGTCTGCTGGCCGCCGAGATCACCCGCGAGAAGGTCTATCTGCGCGTCCACGAGGAGCTGCCCTATGCGGCCACCGTGGAAACGACCGCCTTCGAGGAACGCAAGGACGGCTCGGTGCGGATCGAGCAGACCATCCTGGTCGAGCGCGAAGGCCAGCGGGTCATCGTCATCGGCAAGGGCGGCCAGACCCTGAAGTGGATCGGCCAGGCCTCGCGCGAAGAACTTTGCGACATCCTCGACCGCAAGGTTCACTTGTTCCTGCACGTGAAGGTCAAGGAGAACTGGGCCGAGGAGCGCGGCCTGTTCAGCGACATTGGCCTCGACTTCGATGTTTGA
- a CDS encoding arylamine N-acetyltransferase family protein, which produces MFDAPAPAVDLDAYFARIGYDGPREATLDVLRAIAFRHPDAIPFENLDVLLGRGISIVPADVDAKLIGAGRGGYCYEQNGLLKRVLQALGFRVEGLMARVLWMAPEGAPPRPRSHQVLGVTIDGETWLADAGFGGCVLTAPLRLFSDEVQDSPHGKFRIVDTQTNGVAERQVQADLSGRWAPLYQVSQGAWAEVDYEQANFYTYTHPSSHFTWSMTVGRTTPTARYALKNNRFTHRDVTGAVVEQRDLSVDELEATLRQVIGLPVEADWRPVLEKVVAWGTPS; this is translated from the coding sequence ATGTTTGACGCGCCGGCCCCAGCTGTCGACCTGGACGCCTATTTCGCGCGCATCGGCTATGACGGCCCGCGCGAGGCGACCCTGGACGTGCTGCGGGCCATCGCCTTCCGCCATCCGGACGCCATCCCGTTCGAGAACCTCGATGTGCTCCTGGGACGCGGGATCAGCATCGTTCCGGCCGATGTCGACGCCAAGCTGATCGGCGCCGGGCGGGGCGGCTACTGTTACGAGCAGAACGGCCTCTTGAAGCGCGTGCTGCAGGCGCTGGGCTTCCGGGTCGAGGGCTTGATGGCCCGCGTGCTGTGGATGGCGCCGGAAGGCGCGCCGCCGCGTCCGCGCTCGCACCAGGTGCTGGGCGTCACGATTGACGGCGAGACCTGGCTGGCCGACGCCGGCTTTGGCGGCTGCGTGCTGACCGCGCCGCTGCGCCTGTTCTCGGATGAGGTTCAGGACAGCCCGCACGGCAAGTTCCGCATCGTCGACACGCAGACCAATGGCGTCGCCGAGCGTCAGGTCCAGGCCGATCTGTCGGGCCGGTGGGCGCCGCTGTATCAGGTGTCGCAAGGCGCCTGGGCCGAGGTCGATTACGAGCAGGCCAATTTCTACACCTACACCCACCCCAGCTCGCACTTCACCTGGAGCATGACGGTGGGACGCACGACGCCGACCGCGCGCTACGCCTTGAAGAACAACCGCTTTACGCACCGCGATGTCACCGGCGCGGTCGTCGAGCAGCGCGACCTGAGCGTCGATGAGCTGGAGGCGACTCTGCGCCAGGTGATCGGCCTGCCGGTTGAGGCCGACTGGCGGCCGGTGCTGGAAAAGGTCGTGGCGTGGGGAACGCCGTCCTGA
- the recO gene encoding DNA repair protein RecO → MEWEDEAFVLSVRSHGETGAIVELLTEARGKVAAHVAGAASRRMKPFLQPGARVIARYRAKVEGQLGSAALEPMGEGPSSLFDDRLALAGLSAAAAVAAAALPEREAHPGAFHALEALIRVLEIPDIWPAVYVRYEAGLLQELGFGLDLSKCAATGSFDDLVYVSPRTGRAVSREAGKPYHDKLLPLPPFMLSSQGGLAEGDVKAGLDITGHFLEQFVFGPLNRPLPPARLWLLDRLAEADKL, encoded by the coding sequence CTGGAGTGGGAAGACGAGGCGTTCGTGCTCAGCGTCCGCTCGCACGGCGAGACGGGGGCCATTGTCGAACTCCTGACTGAGGCGCGGGGCAAGGTCGCCGCGCATGTGGCCGGCGCGGCGTCGCGGCGGATGAAGCCCTTCCTGCAGCCCGGCGCGCGGGTGATCGCCCGCTACCGGGCCAAGGTCGAGGGGCAACTGGGCTCGGCCGCTTTGGAGCCGATGGGCGAGGGGCCCTCAAGCTTGTTCGATGATCGCCTGGCCCTGGCCGGCCTGTCGGCGGCGGCGGCGGTCGCCGCAGCCGCCCTACCGGAGCGCGAGGCCCATCCCGGAGCGTTCCACGCGCTGGAGGCGCTGATCCGCGTGCTGGAAATCCCCGACATCTGGCCCGCCGTCTATGTCCGCTACGAGGCCGGATTGCTGCAGGAGCTGGGCTTTGGCCTGGATCTTTCCAAATGCGCGGCCACCGGGTCGTTCGACGATCTCGTCTATGTCAGTCCCCGCACGGGCCGCGCGGTCAGTCGCGAGGCGGGCAAGCCCTATCATGACAAGCTGCTGCCGTTGCCGCCGTTCATGCTGTCCTCGCAGGGCGGGCTGGCGGAAGGCGACGTGAAGGCGGGCCTGGACATCACCGGCCATTTTCTGGAGCAGTTCGTCTTCGGGCCCTTGAACAGGCCGCTGCCGCCAGCCAGGCTTTGGCTGCTGGATCGCCTGGCCGAGGCCGATAAGCTCTAA
- a CDS encoding alkaline phosphatase D family protein, producing the protein MSVLDRYALSRRRMLAVFGGAAVSAMSIPLESGKALAQAVFQTYPFQLGVASGDPSPDGFVIWTRLAPEPLEIGYGMPSAPVAVEWEVADAPNMRNIVAKGTAIAPPELGHAVHVEVGGLQPNRDYWYRFIAGRERSLTGRARTTPAMGAALDRVRFAVAGCQHYEQGYYTAYRRLAEDNPDFVFCYGDYIYEYRGNRVWNSASGPVENVRQHFGGEIYSLDDYRRRYAQYKMDPDLQAAHAAAPWFTVWDDHEIDNNWVTDLDQDGVDPKIFNLRRQAAVQAYYENMPLRASSFPTGTSLQIYRRATYGQLLNLNLLDTRQYRTDQPCGDRFGYCDAVEASRAEVIGQVQEKWLTNGLIESKSTWNVLAQQIMMMDLDREPGEGKAVNPDSWAGYRMPRNRLLQTIRDRKVGNVVVLTGDEHQNYAGDLYLDGAKAEGAPIASEFVVTSISSGGDGTDQRADMARIQAANPILKFNNAQRGYALCDVTPKAFVTEFKVLDAITRRDGKLSTRAKWALEAGKTGIVQA; encoded by the coding sequence ATGTCCGTCCTCGATCGCTACGCCCTGAGCCGTCGTCGCATGCTGGCGGTGTTTGGCGGGGCCGCCGTTTCCGCTATGTCCATCCCGCTGGAGAGCGGCAAGGCCCTGGCTCAGGCGGTGTTTCAGACCTATCCGTTCCAGTTGGGCGTGGCCTCCGGCGACCCGTCGCCGGACGGGTTCGTGATCTGGACGCGTCTGGCGCCCGAGCCGCTGGAGATCGGCTATGGCATGCCCAGCGCGCCCGTCGCTGTCGAATGGGAAGTCGCCGACGCGCCGAACATGCGCAACATCGTGGCCAAGGGGACGGCGATCGCGCCGCCGGAGCTGGGCCATGCCGTGCACGTCGAAGTCGGCGGGCTGCAGCCGAACCGGGACTATTGGTACCGCTTCATTGCGGGCCGCGAGCGCAGCCTGACGGGCCGCGCCCGGACGACGCCCGCGATGGGCGCCGCGCTGGATCGCGTGCGCTTCGCGGTCGCTGGTTGCCAACACTACGAGCAGGGCTACTACACGGCCTATCGCCGTTTGGCTGAGGACAATCCCGACTTCGTGTTCTGCTACGGCGACTACATCTACGAGTATCGTGGCAACCGGGTCTGGAACAGCGCCAGCGGTCCGGTGGAGAACGTACGCCAGCATTTCGGCGGCGAGATCTACAGCCTCGACGACTACCGCCGCCGCTACGCCCAGTACAAGATGGACCCCGACCTGCAGGCCGCCCACGCGGCCGCGCCGTGGTTCACGGTCTGGGACGACCACGAGATCGACAACAACTGGGTCACCGACCTCGACCAGGACGGCGTCGATCCCAAGATCTTCAACCTGCGCCGCCAGGCCGCCGTCCAGGCCTACTACGAGAACATGCCGCTGCGGGCGTCGAGCTTCCCGACCGGCACGTCGCTGCAGATCTATCGCCGGGCGACCTATGGTCAGCTCTTGAACCTGAACCTGTTGGATACGCGCCAGTATCGCACCGACCAGCCCTGCGGCGATCGCTTCGGCTATTGCGACGCCGTGGAGGCTTCGCGCGCCGAGGTGATCGGCCAGGTTCAGGAAAAGTGGCTGACCAACGGCCTGATCGAGTCCAAGTCGACCTGGAACGTGCTGGCCCAGCAGATCATGATGATGGACCTCGACCGCGAGCCGGGCGAGGGCAAGGCGGTCAATCCGGACTCGTGGGCGGGCTATCGCATGCCGCGTAACCGCCTGCTGCAGACCATCCGCGACCGCAAGGTCGGCAATGTGGTGGTGCTCACCGGCGACGAGCACCAGAACTACGCCGGTGATCTCTATCTCGACGGCGCCAAGGCTGAAGGGGCTCCGATCGCGTCGGAGTTTGTCGTCACCTCGATCAGCTCCGGCGGCGACGGGACCGACCAGCGCGCCGACATGGCCAGGATCCAGGCCGCCAATCCGATCCTCAAGTTCAACAACGCCCAGCGCGGCTATGCGCTCTGCGACGTGACACCCAAGGCTTTCGTCACCGAGTTCAAGGTGCTGGACGCGATCACCCGCCGGGACGGCAAGCTGTCGACCCGCGCCAAATGGGCGCTGGAGGCCGGAAAGACGGGGATCGTTCAGGCGTAA
- the parC gene encoding DNA topoisomerase IV subunit A — protein sequence MNKPVLPPPGGPDDGDRILDEPLTEALSRRYLAYALSTIGSRALPDVRDGLKPVHRRVLYAMSNMRLNPDAAARKCAKVVGEVMGNFHPHGDASIYDALVRLAQEFSQRIPLVEGQGNFGNIDGDSAAAMRYTECKMTEAAMLLLDGIDEDAVDFRPTYDGQDEEPVVLPSGFPNLLANGSSGIAVGMATSIPPHNAAELIDACQLLLANPDATTADLLEKVPGPDFPTGGVIVESRASLLETYETGRGGVRMRAKWEKEDTGRGTYQIVVTEIPYQVKKSDLVEQLADLIDSKKAALLGDVRDESAEDIRLVLEPKSKNVEPEVLMESLFKLSALESRFPVNINVLDARGTPGVMGLKQALMAFLAHRREVLTRRARHRLAKIEARLHILDGLLIAYLNLDEVIRIVRYEDKPKEKLIETFGLSDIQADAILNTRLRQLAKLEEMEIRREHAELVEERDGILAMLASEAKQWKLVGVGLSEVRAALLKIKHPLDKPRPTGVTGRSVFGEAPQVDADAAIEAMIVREPITIILSERGWIRAAKGKIDDPSELKFKEGDKLGFLVPAETTDKLLIFSSDGRFFTLGCDKLPSARGHGEPVRMMIELDDKVKIIEVFPFKAGRKRILASKGGYGFLMPEEEALANRKAGKQVLNVGNEGAAFCLEAVGDQLAVIGDNGKILIFPLEELPEMPRGKGVKLQAYREGGLRDGLSFNAETGAYWIDTAGRRRDWAEWKEWVGRRAGAGKLVPKGFATNKRFRPK from the coding sequence ATGAACAAGCCTGTCCTTCCTCCCCCCGGCGGCCCTGACGACGGCGACCGCATTCTCGACGAGCCGCTGACCGAAGCGCTGTCGCGGCGCTATCTGGCCTATGCGCTCTCGACGATCGGCTCGCGGGCGCTCCCCGACGTGCGCGACGGCTTGAAGCCCGTGCACCGTCGCGTGCTCTACGCGATGAGCAACATGCGGCTGAACCCCGACGCCGCGGCGCGCAAGTGCGCCAAGGTGGTCGGCGAGGTGATGGGTAACTTCCACCCGCACGGCGACGCCTCGATCTATGACGCCCTGGTGCGTCTGGCCCAGGAGTTCAGCCAGCGCATCCCGCTGGTCGAGGGGCAGGGCAACTTCGGCAATATCGACGGCGATAGCGCCGCGGCCATGCGCTACACCGAGTGCAAGATGACGGAAGCGGCGATGCTTCTGTTGGACGGCATCGACGAAGACGCGGTCGACTTCCGCCCCACCTACGACGGCCAGGACGAAGAGCCGGTCGTGCTGCCGTCGGGCTTCCCGAACCTGTTGGCCAACGGCTCGTCGGGCATCGCGGTGGGCATGGCCACCTCGATCCCGCCACACAACGCCGCCGAGCTGATCGACGCCTGCCAGCTGCTGCTGGCCAATCCCGACGCGACGACGGCGGACCTGCTGGAAAAGGTCCCGGGGCCGGACTTCCCGACCGGCGGCGTGATCGTCGAGTCCCGCGCGTCCTTGCTGGAAACCTACGAGACCGGTCGCGGCGGCGTGCGCATGCGCGCCAAGTGGGAGAAGGAAGACACCGGGCGCGGGACGTACCAGATCGTCGTCACCGAGATCCCGTACCAGGTGAAGAAGTCGGATCTGGTCGAGCAGCTGGCCGACCTGATCGACAGCAAGAAGGCCGCCCTCTTGGGTGACGTCCGCGACGAGAGCGCCGAGGACATCCGGCTTGTGCTGGAGCCTAAGTCCAAGAACGTCGAGCCCGAAGTGCTGATGGAGAGCCTGTTCAAGCTCTCGGCGCTGGAGAGCCGCTTCCCGGTCAATATCAACGTGCTGGACGCACGCGGCACGCCGGGCGTGATGGGTCTCAAGCAGGCCCTGATGGCCTTCCTGGCTCACCGCCGCGAGGTGCTGACCCGCAGGGCGCGTCACCGTCTGGCCAAGATCGAAGCCCGTCTGCATATCCTGGACGGCTTGCTGATCGCCTATCTGAACCTCGACGAGGTCATTCGGATCGTCCGCTACGAGGACAAGCCGAAGGAAAAGCTGATCGAGACCTTTGGCCTGTCCGACATCCAGGCCGACGCCATCCTCAACACCCGCCTGCGCCAACTGGCCAAGCTGGAGGAGATGGAAATCCGTCGCGAACACGCCGAACTGGTGGAAGAGCGCGACGGCATTCTGGCCATGCTGGCCAGTGAGGCCAAGCAGTGGAAGCTGGTCGGCGTGGGTCTCTCCGAGGTCCGCGCGGCGCTGCTCAAGATCAAGCATCCGCTGGACAAGCCGCGCCCCACGGGCGTTACCGGTCGTTCGGTGTTCGGCGAGGCTCCGCAGGTCGACGCCGACGCCGCCATCGAGGCGATGATCGTGCGCGAGCCGATCACGATCATCCTGTCCGAGCGCGGCTGGATCCGCGCCGCCAAGGGCAAGATCGATGATCCCTCGGAGCTGAAGTTCAAGGAAGGCGACAAGCTGGGCTTCCTGGTCCCGGCCGAGACCACCGACAAGCTGCTGATCTTCTCCAGCGACGGCCGCTTCTTCACGCTGGGCTGTGACAAGCTGCCCAGCGCGCGCGGTCACGGCGAGCCGGTGCGGATGATGATCGAGCTGGACGACAAGGTGAAGATCATCGAGGTCTTCCCGTTCAAGGCTGGCCGCAAACGCATTCTGGCCTCGAAGGGCGGCTATGGCTTCCTGATGCCCGAGGAAGAAGCCCTGGCCAACCGCAAGGCCGGCAAGCAGGTCCTGAACGTCGGCAATGAAGGCGCGGCCTTCTGCCTGGAAGCCGTCGGCGACCAGCTGGCGGTGATCGGCGACAACGGCAAGATCCTGATCTTCCCGCTGGAGGAGCTGCCCGAAATGCCGCGCGGCAAGGGCGTCAAGCTGCAGGCCTATCGCGAAGGCGGTCTGCGCGATGGCCTGTCGTTCAACGCCGAAACGGGCGCCTACTGGATCGACACCGCCGGCCGTCGCCGTGACTGGGCCGAGTGGAAGGAATGGGTGGGCCGCCGCGCCGGCGCCGGGAAGCTGGTTCCCAAGGGCTTCGCCACCAACAAGCGGTTCCGGCCCAAATGA
- a CDS encoding serine hydrolase domain-containing protein: MRIGRLRRRALSLMAGVFGCAAVAATPALALPKGKPQEGGFNAERLKRLDDHMQAMVDRGQVAGAVTVLARHGRVVHARAFGRRVLGGDPMPMDAIFRIRSETKPVTGVAMMILYEQGLWRLDDPVSLHVPEFANLRIASGVDETGQPILTPVSRSPTMRELMTHTAGFAYGLANDPSSPADQAYYRAEVLQSASLSDLVQKVSGLPMFAEPGQLWRYSVAADIQGYIVEKLSGQSLPVFMQERIFTPLGMKDTAFYVPEEKQGRLAALYDGDPATGQLVPAVEGAWRDVSKPPAAPLGGGGLLSTAGDFARFAQMILNKGELDGVRILKPETVGLMTQNHLPEGFVVTTNGTAGVLAPAARPFPFAAGMGYGIDMAVAVDPAASGAPVGPGTVSWGGSAGTWFWIDPANNLFFVGMIQRLGGVGPGLDAQSRTLVYQALERPPMPPVQVSAKAPVRPTVSR, translated from the coding sequence ATGAGGATCGGACGGCTGCGTCGCCGCGCGTTGAGCCTTATGGCCGGCGTCTTCGGCTGCGCGGCCGTCGCCGCGACCCCGGCCTTGGCCCTGCCGAAGGGCAAGCCGCAGGAGGGGGGCTTCAACGCCGAACGCCTCAAGCGCCTCGACGATCATATGCAGGCTATGGTCGACCGGGGGCAGGTCGCCGGCGCGGTGACCGTTCTGGCGCGGCATGGCCGTGTGGTGCACGCCCGCGCCTTCGGGCGCCGTGTGCTGGGCGGCGATCCGATGCCGATGGACGCGATCTTCCGCATCCGCTCCGAGACCAAGCCGGTCACCGGCGTCGCCATGATGATCCTCTATGAGCAGGGTCTGTGGCGGCTGGACGATCCTGTCAGCCTGCACGTGCCGGAGTTCGCCAATCTCAGGATCGCCAGTGGCGTGGATGAGACTGGACAGCCGATCCTGACGCCGGTCTCGCGGTCGCCGACCATGCGCGAGCTGATGACCCATACGGCGGGCTTTGCCTATGGACTGGCCAACGATCCCAGCAGCCCGGCCGACCAGGCCTATTACCGGGCCGAAGTCCTGCAGTCGGCGTCGCTGAGCGACCTGGTTCAGAAGGTCTCGGGCCTGCCGATGTTCGCCGAACCCGGACAGCTGTGGCGCTACAGCGTCGCGGCCGACATCCAGGGCTATATCGTCGAAAAGCTGTCGGGTCAGAGCCTGCCGGTGTTCATGCAGGAGCGCATCTTCACGCCGCTGGGCATGAAGGACACCGCCTTCTATGTGCCCGAGGAGAAGCAAGGCCGGCTGGCGGCGCTGTACGACGGCGATCCGGCCACCGGGCAGCTGGTCCCTGCGGTCGAGGGGGCCTGGCGCGACGTCAGCAAGCCGCCGGCCGCGCCGCTGGGGGGCGGTGGTTTGCTGTCGACGGCCGGAGATTTCGCGCGCTTCGCCCAGATGATCCTCAACAAGGGTGAGCTCGACGGCGTCCGGATTCTGAAGCCGGAAACCGTGGGCCTGATGACCCAGAACCATCTGCCCGAGGGTTTCGTTGTCACCACCAATGGCACCGCAGGGGTTCTGGCGCCGGCGGCTCGGCCTTTCCCGTTCGCGGCGGGCATGGGCTACGGGATCGACATGGCGGTCGCCGTTGACCCGGCGGCGTCTGGCGCGCCGGTCGGCCCCGGCACTGTCAGCTGGGGCGGCAGCGCGGGCACCTGGTTCTGGATTGATCCGGCCAACAACCTGTTTTTCGTCGGCATGATCCAG